In Symphalangus syndactylus isolate Jambi chromosome 9, NHGRI_mSymSyn1-v2.1_pri, whole genome shotgun sequence, the genomic stretch tataatgataataacatAATGTATTACGTGTTTCTGTGTGCTGGGTTGTATTTCAAGCACTttctaaatattaattaattCTCCATCAATTTTATGAGGCAGATTtcattatgtccattttacaaatgagaaaactgaggcacaaagaagcaAAGTTACTTATTCCAAAGTTACTTAACTCAAGCACAGTCATGAGTGATAAAACAGAGATATACCCTGAACCCTAAGCCTTGATAGTTTATATTATCCCTTAATTGCAAGTTAACGATTATGCCATTTTACTTCTTAAATGTCGTTCTTTTCCCTTTTATATTACATcacttgtattttaaataaaataaattatttttgctttgcaTGCAAACATCTTTAGCCACTCATTCTATAATGCAAGTGTGGATCTGATGATTTTCTGATGCTTAATTTACTGAAGCTTAATTTAGACACACAACGTGGCCATATTGTCTATCAAAGGTACAAGTTGCTCAAGAAtgcctcattttccttatttgtacTATTCCACATGTCCTCTAGCAGCCCTTCCACACCTAACAGCATGTaatctttgaattttaaaaaaaaactagatttTTGAGGGTTTagcagaatatacatatataatcatcTCAGTCCACTATTTTGTGGTGAACAAAATTTTCAGGGATTGATTGAGGGAGTCTTCACTAATACTTTtgcataaaaatcacaaaaaaattgcTTTCAGCAGAAGGCCAAGTGACAAGAAGCTGGAATGCATCAGCAATAAAAGAGTAAGGAATCTTCCTTTGCATGAGAGTGAAAAAATGCAGAGTTGCTAGCTAGAAGTATATTTGATTTATAGGGGGATTTGGCTGATGTCAAAATAATTGTAGTAAATTACTCCGAGAATAATCTAAAACTTCAAGAGAGCATACATTTCCCTATTGGTACTGGATCCTTCAttaataaagaatgaaataatgcagCCTCTGACAGTTCTTCCTCCCATATTGGAAAACAGACCCTGCAGACAGTTTTTATGACTTGAAAGAATGCAAACTTGGACAATATTTGGAATGTAACTAGCACTCAAATACAGGTAGATGTGAAACAATCCCAGAGCTCTGATTTGACCCCACCAGGCCTTAGGTTACATAAAAATAATCCTCAATGATAGGTGAGAATATTTGAGTTTTAGTGTTTAATAGGAATTCTCTACTAAATATTTGAACAATGATAACAGTGATTACATAGAAATAGCATAAGATTGATACAGCAGTTCATGCTGAGAAATAGAAACTGTACCCtgcttgcattccttggctctgGCTTCTTCTTCTACCCTCATAGCCAGCAATATATCATTTTGCACTTCACTTCTCTTCCATTCTCTCACTTTTTTACCCTAACTCTCCTACTTCTCTCCCATAAGgcccactcagataatccaggGTCATCTttccatctcaaaatccttaactcAATCACATCTGCAATGTCCCTTTTGCCATTTAACAGGTTCAAGAGATTAGGAAATGGACATATTTGGGGTGAGagtggagaccattattcttcCAATCAGAGAAACATACTCAACAGATGAGCTCTCAGAGGACAGATTTCATACCTTCCTCATCTTCCTAACACCAGGACCTAGCACAATTATTGCCTGGCACGTAAAAGGCACTCAGCAAATGTGTAAGAATTGCTTTAATATGTGTAATAATCGCTTTAGTCAGAAAAGATTTACTTGGTATCTACCATGTGACAGATACTCTTCTGGGTTCCGAGGGATATGGCGGTGaacaaaataaagttatttctCTCACAGACCTTTCATTCTAGTGTGGGGAGGCAGAAAGTGCACCCCAAAATGTTAGGTGCTAATAAGgcttaggaagaaaaataagccaGAGTAAGGAAGATAAACAGTGCCAGGACACTCTGGGAGAAGTCCTCTCAGACAAGCGGCCACTTGATTGGAGAACACAAAGAACTAGGGAATCAAGACTTACACGTATTTAGGAGAATATTTCAGAAAGAGGAAATGAGAAGTGCAAAGATTCTGAGGTAGGAACATGCTTGGATTTTGAGATTTGTAAGAACTAACAAGCAGGCAAATGAGGCTTCACAGTGAGAAAGGAGGGGAGTTGTACTAGATGAGGTCAGGCAGAAGGATGACAGATTGCACAGGGTTTGGTAGTCCACAGTAAAGATTTGGACTAGACTCTGAAGAGGATGGAAATTCATTACAGGGTTGAATAGGGGCTGGTAAAATCTGACTTGTGTCTTAGAAGATTACTCTGCTGTGTTGAACATGGACGGTAGGAAGGTAGGAATGGGAGGAAGGAAACAAGACAAGGCTATTGCAGTAGTTTCAGGGGGAAGCGACGGTGCTTGAATTAGAGTGATAGCATTGGTGATGATGGTGAGAATCTGTAGCAATCTGGATGTATTTCTAACATGTAACTTGTGTGATACGGATGTTGTGTAATGGAAAGAGAATAGTTAAGAATGACTTCAAGGTTTTGAACTGAAAAATTGATGAGTGGAGGCACCATTTACTACACTGGGAAGGATTTCAAAATGAGCAAAATTTCCATTTTGGATATGTTAGGATTGAGATGCTTATCAGACATCAAATAGAGATGCTGCAGGGGCAGGTGGACatgggaggctggagtgcaggggagagATTGGGGCTAGACACATACTTTTGGAAATCTCAGCACATAGATGACATTCAAAACTGTGAAACCGAATAGATTCCCCAGGGGAGAAATTTTGGAAGAGAATTGAGTCCAAGTACACTCTTGCCTTTGGAGGtcagaaaaaatgaagagaaaccaGCAGTGGAGTCTGCAAACATGCAGGCATTGGGGGATGAGGGGAAAGTCTTGTcttggaagaaaaatgaagacattctTTCAAAAAGGAGTGATCAAATATGTCAACTGCTGTGAGATCAGTAAGATGAGGAGCTTGAAATaaccatttattttgttttcctttatttaatctgtatttatttttattagagatagggtcttgctttgttgctcagggtggactcagactcctgggcccaagcaatccttccatctcagcttcctgagtagctgagacaacaggcatgtgccactatgctagGTTTAATAATCATTTGTTGGTTGtcaggatggctcatgcctgtaatcccagcagtttgggaggcagaggtggaaggattacttgagtccaggagtttgaaaccagcctcagCAATGTAGTGAAAACGTAGTGAAAacctaatttttaataaaaaattaaccaggtatgttggtgcatgcttgtggtcccagctactgtagaggctgaggcagaaggattgcttgaacccaggagttggaggctgtagtgagccatggtgGTGCCACTGTATTcttcctgggtgacacagcaataccttgtctcaacaaaacaaaacaaaataaaaaaaatttattttgtcatcATGGAGgtgattgtggtttttttttttttttttttgagacggagtctcactctcttgcccaggctggagtgcagtggcctgatcttggcttactgcaagctccacctcccaggttcacaccattctcctgcctcagcctccagagtagctgggactacaggagccagccaccacatccggctaattttttttgtatttttagtaaagatggggtttcaccacgttagccaggatggtctcgatctcctgaccttgtgatccgcccacctcggcctctcaaagtggatTGTGTTTTTATGAAGTTGGGGAAACAAATGCCTGAATGCAATTATTTGTGAGCTCCAAGTACCTTTATAGTCCACCCACAGTAAATAATGTTTTTTGCATTTCCAAACATTGATGAATACTTAAAACTTTACACTATGTACTTTGGGGCTGGCTGGTAGTATAAACATTGTTTCCTTGAAGTTTAGTTAAGACTCCTAGGTTGGTCTTCCAGAGTTCCTTTATTTGCAAAACTCCAAAAATGTACTAGTTTTAACTTGTCTAAATTCCTTACATCTAATTATTTTCCATCCATTAAAAGACTAACAAGTCCATAAAAATTGAGAGATTAATGTAACTCAGGAAAATTCCATCTTCTCTGGGAAAACACAACTCAGTGTAGGCAGAATAGTTTAAAAGATACTATAACTTTTTACCCCTTTTCCTTCTGGTGCTGACAGAGATCAAATATCAAATGGTCCAGGTCAGAGATTAGTTATGGGGATTCTTCAGTTAAAAATGAGGCATTCCTATGGACTCACTCTCTTGAGACCAATGAATATGTTAATATAATGTTGCTTAAATGTTTATTGCCTTCCTTTTAGTAAaatcaattattaaaaaattgttgGCTTACATGTGAGTCCATATATCTAAATGGTGGAATCTTTATTTGCTATCTTGCAAAAAATATTGGAATTAATGTAAAGCATATAAAATATTGAAACTCATAAAGCCAAAAACATTCTCAAGTGTTCTGCCAGTGTTCATTATAGTTTccttaaaatacaatatataaatgaaaactatTCCAGACACTTCTCCCACATTATACTCTTGTGCTTTTTGCATTTCCTTTCTCCAGAGGGAAAATTTATAGAGGGCATGGGGTGGACACATAGCAGGGGAAGCGGGTTGCACGAGAAGAGTGTAACAGAAATTTACCAGATTGTATTCATGATCTGAAACTGATCTGAGAACAGACATAGCCTTTCATGTGCATGGCTTGTTCAAGGCAAAGGGTAGGTTTTAAAGAAGTTAGAATTTGCCCTTGATGCCTCACACTCTTGCAGCCTGCCACTTCTTTGTAGTTGAGGATATTCTCCTTGCAAGGTTGTGGACATATGGTCACATATTTCATTATCTTCTGTTTGAAATTGGTtggttacatttttaatttttgttatgggCTTACATTTGCTTTCTCAttcccattttattatttaacatcAATAATTACCAAAGAGGTTATTGAGTGTTACTGTTGGGAATAAGACAGATACAAGTTTAAATCCTAGCTTTGACACTTACTGGGAGACTTGTCTCAGTGGCCTACCTTCtatgtgcctcaatttcctcaaacATAGGATGGTGACAATCCTACATTATGAGATTGTTGCGATGAGGATTATATCAAGCAACTTATGGGAAAAGATCAGTGCAAAATATAAGCCctgatatattttaattagaaattgAATAATACATGCCttagaaataaacaataataaattcaACATGTGTAGTAAATATATAATCACAAAGGAAATTTGGgtgaaacatttctcagttaTAAGAAGGAAGATTTTTTGATTTGTATTATAGAGTGTTTAGTCCAGAAACATTTATCATTACAAAGAACAGCATGAAATCTTAATTAGATTCCCTCACTGGGAGTTATCAAGATAAAAGAAATGCAGAGGATTAATAACATTGTATCTAAACTAAATGTCCACTCTCTTTGTGAGTTAAATATTCCATTTCAGAAAACTtagagattatttatttatatgaatgaGTATCATATTGGACTTCTTAAATGAATAACAATTCTGCTTCCCTACTATCAGGAtatttatctatctttctatccaTCTGCTTGTAGGCATCTAAGTATTTATACATCCTATCAGAATCGCAAAATGCATACAAGTAGATACCAACAAAATctcaaaatacaattaaatttagGACATTTTTGCCTTGAATGGCCTCCATAGTTAATCTCAATTATTCTTTGAAATTTGGgagaataatacattttattacacaAAGAAACATGATTTGAATTAGAATCACTGATGACAAAATGTTAATCCAAAGTACCAACACAAGGGTGAGTTGGTTGAACGGATTGTGTATAGTTGGGGACTTCCAGATGATTGTCATGTGGGCATGTGTGACTAACAGTATGGTTGATTATACACTAGAATGCTGTGACCTAGAAATAATGCTTAATGTTGTTCCAAGCATTTTGTTCAACCTGATATGCAAACAGTAATATATCTCAATATCTTCTGGAAGATGAAACCTTAAGTCATTTAAGAACACAAGCAGCAACATTAACTGTTATCAGACTTTGGTTTATTGTAAAATTTAGCAAAGTTATTCTTGTAATCCCTGACCCATTGctctgaaaacaaaagcaaaaacataatTATTGCTTATTCTTTTCCCCCTACTTTGTTTGTGCTACTGTAGAAGGGAGAAAATCattgtaataaataaaaaatagagatgtaacagagaaaaataaatcagtttaGATGTGAAGTATTAGGAGCAACAGAAATACCATTAAGCAGTTTCAAAATCAGCttcttttaaaaaggccatcttattaaaataaaaatcacaccaaAAATATAGCAGCGGCGAAGAAGGATAAATACAAGTTAATTGCGCACCAGTCCCATGCAAAAAACTGTGTCACTAGCCAAAGCAGTAGTATTCAGAGTCCAATTTACGACGCTTGTGTAGTGCCTGTGAGTCCTCTCTTAGGGAGCTGTCACTGAATTGGTCCAAGTCTGAAGGGGTCTGATGGCCTGGGACATCATCTGCCAACGTGTCCAGATAACTTCCCACGGAAATGCCGTCCAGCCCATCACTGCCATCGTGTAGGCTGCTGTAGCTGCCGCGTAAGGAGGTGCTCTGACTCTCCAACAAACTGCACAGGCTGCCACTGAGGCTGCTGCCTCTGCTGGTAATGGTGGCTTTCTCTTCGATCATCCACTTGATGGACTCGATGCTCTCATTGATTACAAGCAACTGGCGCATGAGCCTGACGTCTGTGGCTCTGAGGTTAACCtatggagaaggagagaagaaagatatTCCAGTCATTTTACATTCTTGAAATGCCTCAAATTCATTTGGGGACTGTCTGCTGCagttcagaattttaaattcacaGAATAAAATATAAGTGGACTGGTTGTCAGGAACTTTTTGATAATTGCTGACTGATGGTAGGAGTTATAATAAAAAAACTCACTTCCTGCCAGATGCATCAGGCTCCAAAAGGCACAATAAAACCCCTGCTGCATCCCTGACCCTAACCAAGTGGCCTGaacatatcatactgaatggcagGTTCTCTactacaaaatttattttctctttggccAGATTAAGTTTATTAATGGTTACATTGGAGTATATGTGTGGGTCCTGAGGGGTGCGGAGAAAAGGAAGGTTTAGAAATTAAGTAGTCATCCTCAGCATCATAGAAGCCTCTAAAAGCCTCTGATTATAGAGTGATAATGTGCCAAGCATCATCATAAAAGTTCAGCATTCATTAGCAAAATCTAATAACACTGTTTGACAggtattatttttgtcttcattttacacGTGAAGAAAGAGAAATCTATAGAAAAGAGTTAAGAGTACAAAAAGGCCTGTATTCTTTATGACTATATCAACATAGACAGTGCTGAATAATGCTTTTGCTTTTAAGAGCCAAATTTCTCTAATATTCCCTGAATCCAAAGGATGGTGATACACTAGGCTGATCCAATTTATGAGATGAAGTGTACAAATATTTCTGTAGATCTGTCTATTTGTTCCAGATATATCAGGGGCACCCCAATCAAAAGTGGGATACCAGATGTTGGGAAGGTCTGAGAACTCCCTTATGTGCCTTCTAGGTgtgtggtcctttttttttttttttttttttttgagacggagtcttgctctgtcacccaggctggagtgcagtggtgcaagctcggctcactgcaagctccgcctcccgggttcacgccattctcctgcctcagcctctccgagtagctgggactacaggcgcccgccaccacgcccagctaatttttgtattttaatagagacggggtttcaccatgttggccaggatggtctcaaactcttgacctcgtgatccgccctcctccgcctcccaaagtggtgggattacaggcgtgagccactgtgcccggcaggtGTTTGGTCCTTCTGATAGCGCTAGGTTACTTCAGGGATATCTATCTCCACAGCCACAAAGCAGGGTCTCTTTGCAGGTCCCACAGTTTACTGTAAACATTTGCTAATACCCAGAGGTGGTGTTTGGGGAGGTGGTGCTGTAAGAACTCCCATGATTGTTCTGTTGGAACAGAAGAGATATGGCTCTTGAGTACAGAGCCTGGCAGGGCCGTGTTTGGCCACTAGAGGTCCTAGTCACATTCTCTatggtttgtttgcttgttggttttttgagacagagtctcactctactgcccaggctggagtgcattggctcaatcttggctcactgcaacctccgcctcctgggttcaaatgattctcctgcctcagcctcctaagtagctgggattacaggcacgcaacaccatgcccagctaatttttagtattttttagtggagacagggtttcaccatgctggccaggctggtcttgcactcctgacctcgtggtctgcctgcctcagcctcccaaagtgctgagattacaagcatgagccactatgcccggccttcTCTATGGTTTAAAAACCGATTTCTGTCCCTTCAGTTGGGTTATTAACCCAAAAGTCTGGGTCATGATAATTCTTTCTTTAGGATCCAGAGCTAATTCAGATTTATGTCAGTTTCTGGAATTATCAGACATTCATTCTTGGATGACTCAAACCGTAAGAAAGGAAAGAGCGAATTGTCCTCAAAAGTATTCATTTgtattgtaaaaatatttctgtatgaGGAGTTAATCCATAACTGAAGAGGAACTTTGGATTGAGGGAACATGATGAACAAACATTAGGAGAGATGGAATTTCCATTAATAACTCCAAGAGACACAAGATTGTACAGGTTtcgaaagaataaaaatatatgtatgaatacaaaaaacataaagtacaatttaaaatCCCTTAATTTTGCTGGAATATTGAAGTGACTTGAGTCACTTCATCTTCTCTGAACAAAGCACTAAAAATAAATTGCacaggaagaaacaaagaaaattacttttcacTGAGACGTTCATGAACAGAAGGATGTGAACTTAGCCTTGAGATGCCCCTCTATCTGTTGGGGTGTCTCAATAACCTTGCAATGACTTTATGTTGAGGAAGGAGGCTTTCTGACAGTCTTTATGTTTAAATTCCTCCACACACCTTATGGGCCAGGAAGACAATGGTCAAGTTACAAgtaatacaacaaatatttataaatcaccaACAATTTGCCTAGGTCCACTGAGCAGCCCAGAAAAATCAATATGAGTCAAACTTTTGCAAAATCATTCAGTAGGCATCTGTAGCTGATAAAACATGCTGGCCCCTTATAAGCCATGGCAGAATATCAATCTGACCATTTCCCAATAGCCACCCGAATGAATCACGGCTGCATTTATTCATGTCTCCACCCTCTCCCATGAAAAGGTTCCAGCCCATTCCCATCTCTGGGCATGCTCCTCTGTCATTCCCCATTCTTGAAAAATttcactctcttcctctccaAATACTCCCCATTCTTCAAGTCATACTTCTCTCATCAAGCACTACTTGAGGGCTCCAGCCTCCTCTGCTGGCCCGCTTCACCACTACAGTTCTGTTAGCTTATCTCCCAACATAGCTTAACTTTGTATTGTCATATACTGCCAATGATTGTCTTTTAGCATTTTCAACTAGGCTGTGAGCTCCTTAAAGAAAGAAGCCATGTCTCACATTTCTTCCATATC encodes the following:
- the LURAP1L gene encoding leucine rich adaptor protein 1-like; this translates as MEDGPLPDLRDIELKLGRKVPESLVRSLRGEEPVPRERDRDPCGGSGGGGDGGCSSSSSYCSFPPSLSSSSSSSPTSGSPRGSHSSALERLETKLHLLRQEMVNLRATDVRLMRQLLVINESIESIKWMIEEKATITSRGSSLSGSLCSLLESQSTSLRGSYSSLHDGSDGLDGISVGSYLDTLADDVPGHQTPSDLDQFSDSSLREDSQALHKRRKLDSEYYCFG